A window of the Oryza brachyantha chromosome 5, ObraRS2, whole genome shotgun sequence genome harbors these coding sequences:
- the LOC102705074 gene encoding arginyl-tRNA--protein transferase 2-like isoform X1 translates to MMADGASSSGAASAAGPGGGGGGESVVIDYGRRRTTCGYCRSTGHTSISHALLDRGWRRSGCFLYKPEMERTCCPQYTIRLKASDFICSKEQGRVIKKMQRFLDGELDPQIGSPENKISPTKRSLAEPINSPTSKISKTSTNEFQVAKCPSLFEDEFICCLSGKINEAVDVCFQGGTLGSDVQLPKAVVKTVRPQIKKNIGVSQEKEVGEPVQDLLYTCNISFQIVAAIRRALPKEKDTYHSEVLADMSPNSIAEKLAMTMEQHGSIAGLSVKACNGHLNFYSVTNQTVQNKTNTVVSAHATDMSSSSKESSVNKKNVRLPQKRRKLEIKMRRSHFDPEEFALYQRYQTKVHNEKTVLESSYKRFLVDTPIVFVPPRSSDNSVPPCGFGSFHQQYRIDGKLVAVGVVDILPKCLSSKYLFWDPDFAFLSLGKYTALKEIDWVKTTQECCPNLQYYYLGYYIHSCNKMRYKAAYRPSELLCPVRYKWVCYDIAKRLLDRSLYSSLSDFAQIQDEMLQSQISGPDNELSKNDHCESPINEDDDLSYDDSGMMVDEEMVQSESNTDIMEDCSSTSEIENIMLDLNGSRVKYKDLQGVIGQIERKHLDQLERQLSRYAKVVGKELSDRMVYSL, encoded by the exons CTCTGCTAGACCGTGGGTGGAGGAGATCTGGTTGTTTTCTTTACAAACCTGAGATGGAACGGACATGCTGTCCCCAATATACAATACGCTTGAAGGCAAGTGATTTCATTTGTTCAAAGGAGCAAGGTCGTGTAATCAAAAAGATGCAAAG GTTCCTTGATGGAGAGCTGGATCCACAGATTGGAAGTCCAGAGAACAAAATTAGCCCTACAAAACGTTCACTTGCTGAACCTATTAATTCGCCAACCTCAAAAATATCCAAGACATCAACAAATGAATTTCAAGTAGCCAAATGTCCAAGTTTATTTGAGGATGAGTTCATTTGTTGCCTGTCAGGCAAAATTAATGAGGCAGTGGATGTGTGCTTCCAAGGTGGTACATTAGGTTCTGATGTTCAACTCCCTAAAGCTGTTGTAAAGACTGTTAGaccacaaataaaaaagaatataggAGTATCACAAGAAAAGGAAGTAGGAGAACCAGTACAAGATTTATTGTACACATGTAACATAAGCTTCCAAATAGTGGCAGCAATCAGGCGCGCATTGCCTAAGGAGAAGGACACTTATCATAGTGAAGTATTAGCAGATATGTCTCCAAACTCTATTGCAGAAAAGCTGGCCATGACAATGGAGCAGCATGGATCTATAGCTGGTTTATCAGTAAAAGCCTGCAATGGCCATCTGAACTTCTATTCAGTCACCAATCAGACAGTGCAGAACAAAACCAATACCGTTGTGTCTGCGCATGCTACAGATATGTCTAGTAGCTCAAAAGAAAGCTCTGTGAACAAGAAAAATGTAAGACTTCcccaaaaaagaagaaagctTGAAATTAAAATGAGAAGGTCACATTTTGATCCTGAGGAATTTGCTTTGTATCAAAGATATCAGACAAAAGTGCATAATGAGAAGACAGTTTTAGAAAGTTCATACAAGAGATTTCTAGTGGATACACCAATCGTTTTTGTTCCCCCACGGAGTAGTGATAATTCAGTTCCACCATGTGGGTTTGGTTCATTTCACCAGCAGTATAGAATAGATGGAAAACTAGTGGCAGTTGGTGTGGTTGATATCCTTCCTAAGTGCTTGTCAAGCAAGTATTTGTTCTGGGATCCTGACTTTGCTTTCCTATCTCTTGGAAAGTATACAGCTCTGAAGGAGATAGATTGGGTCAAGACAACACAGGAATGCTGCCCCAACCTTCAATATTACTATCTTGGTTATTATATACATTCCTGCAATAAGATGAGATACAAAGCTGCGTATCGACCATCAGAACTTCTCTGTCCAGTTCGTTACAA GTGGGTGTGCTATGACATTGCGAAACGATTACTAGATAGGAGCCTGTATTCTTCCCTATCTGATTTTGCCCAAATACAAGATGAGATGCTTCAGTCACAGATTTCTGGTCCTGACAATGAATTATCAAAAAATGACCACTGTGAGTCTCCCATTAATGAGGATGATGATTTGTCCTATGATGATTCGGGCATGATGGTTGATGAAGAGATGGTTCAATCAGAATCCAACACTGATATAATGGAGGATTGTTCCAGCACAAGTGAGATTGAAAATATCATGTTGGATCTGAATGGTTCTCGAGTTAAATATAAG GATCTTCAGGGAGTCATTGGGCAAATCGAAAGGAAACACCTCGATCAGCTAGAAAGGCAATTGAGCAGATATGCGAAGGTTGTAGGAAAGGAGCTATCTGATCGCATGGTTTATTCTCTGTAG
- the LOC102705074 gene encoding arginyl-tRNA--protein transferase 2-like isoform X3 encodes MRRIANAGMLYHDWKFWRLFTALLDRGWRRSGCFLYKPEMERTCCPQYTIRLKASDFICSKEQGRVIKKMQRFLDGELDPQIGSPENKISPTKRSLAEPINSPTSKISKTSTNEFQVAKCPSLFEDEFICCLSGKINEAVDVCFQGGTLGSDVQLPKAVVKTVRPQIKKNIGVSQEKEVGEPVQDLLYTCNISFQIVAAIRRALPKEKDTYHSEVLADMSPNSIAEKLAMTMEQHGSIAGLSVKACNGHLNFYSVTNQTVQNKTNTVVSAHATDMSSSSKESSVNKKNVRLPQKRRKLEIKMRRSHFDPEEFALYQRYQTKVHNEKTVLESSYKRFLVDTPIVFVPPRSSDNSVPPCGFGSFHQQYRIDGKLVAVGVVDILPKCLSSKYLFWDPDFAFLSLGKYTALKEIDWVKTTQECCPNLQYYYLGYYIHSCNKMRYKAAYRPSELLCPVRYKWVCYDIAKRLLDRSLYSSLSDFAQIQDEMLQSQISGPDNELSKNDHCESPINEDDDLSYDDSGMMVDEEMVQSESNTDIMEDCSSTSEIENIMLDLNGSRVKYKDLQGVIGQIERKHLDQLERQLSRYAKVVGKELSDRMVYSL; translated from the exons atgagaaGAATCGCTAATGCTGGCATGCTTTATCATGATTGGAAATTTTGGCGACTGTTTACAGCTCTGCTAGACCGTGGGTGGAGGAGATCTGGTTGTTTTCTTTACAAACCTGAGATGGAACGGACATGCTGTCCCCAATATACAATACGCTTGAAGGCAAGTGATTTCATTTGTTCAAAGGAGCAAGGTCGTGTAATCAAAAAGATGCAAAG GTTCCTTGATGGAGAGCTGGATCCACAGATTGGAAGTCCAGAGAACAAAATTAGCCCTACAAAACGTTCACTTGCTGAACCTATTAATTCGCCAACCTCAAAAATATCCAAGACATCAACAAATGAATTTCAAGTAGCCAAATGTCCAAGTTTATTTGAGGATGAGTTCATTTGTTGCCTGTCAGGCAAAATTAATGAGGCAGTGGATGTGTGCTTCCAAGGTGGTACATTAGGTTCTGATGTTCAACTCCCTAAAGCTGTTGTAAAGACTGTTAGaccacaaataaaaaagaatataggAGTATCACAAGAAAAGGAAGTAGGAGAACCAGTACAAGATTTATTGTACACATGTAACATAAGCTTCCAAATAGTGGCAGCAATCAGGCGCGCATTGCCTAAGGAGAAGGACACTTATCATAGTGAAGTATTAGCAGATATGTCTCCAAACTCTATTGCAGAAAAGCTGGCCATGACAATGGAGCAGCATGGATCTATAGCTGGTTTATCAGTAAAAGCCTGCAATGGCCATCTGAACTTCTATTCAGTCACCAATCAGACAGTGCAGAACAAAACCAATACCGTTGTGTCTGCGCATGCTACAGATATGTCTAGTAGCTCAAAAGAAAGCTCTGTGAACAAGAAAAATGTAAGACTTCcccaaaaaagaagaaagctTGAAATTAAAATGAGAAGGTCACATTTTGATCCTGAGGAATTTGCTTTGTATCAAAGATATCAGACAAAAGTGCATAATGAGAAGACAGTTTTAGAAAGTTCATACAAGAGATTTCTAGTGGATACACCAATCGTTTTTGTTCCCCCACGGAGTAGTGATAATTCAGTTCCACCATGTGGGTTTGGTTCATTTCACCAGCAGTATAGAATAGATGGAAAACTAGTGGCAGTTGGTGTGGTTGATATCCTTCCTAAGTGCTTGTCAAGCAAGTATTTGTTCTGGGATCCTGACTTTGCTTTCCTATCTCTTGGAAAGTATACAGCTCTGAAGGAGATAGATTGGGTCAAGACAACACAGGAATGCTGCCCCAACCTTCAATATTACTATCTTGGTTATTATATACATTCCTGCAATAAGATGAGATACAAAGCTGCGTATCGACCATCAGAACTTCTCTGTCCAGTTCGTTACAA GTGGGTGTGCTATGACATTGCGAAACGATTACTAGATAGGAGCCTGTATTCTTCCCTATCTGATTTTGCCCAAATACAAGATGAGATGCTTCAGTCACAGATTTCTGGTCCTGACAATGAATTATCAAAAAATGACCACTGTGAGTCTCCCATTAATGAGGATGATGATTTGTCCTATGATGATTCGGGCATGATGGTTGATGAAGAGATGGTTCAATCAGAATCCAACACTGATATAATGGAGGATTGTTCCAGCACAAGTGAGATTGAAAATATCATGTTGGATCTGAATGGTTCTCGAGTTAAATATAAG GATCTTCAGGGAGTCATTGGGCAAATCGAAAGGAAACACCTCGATCAGCTAGAAAGGCAATTGAGCAGATATGCGAAGGTTGTAGGAAAGGAGCTATCTGATCGCATGGTTTATTCTCTGTAG
- the LOC102705074 gene encoding arginyl-tRNA--protein transferase 2-like isoform X2: MMADGASSSGAASAAGPGGGGGGESVVIDYGRRRTTCGYCRSTGHTSISHGLWANSLKADDYQALLDRGWRRSGCFLYKPEMERTCCPQYTIRLKASDFICSKEQGRVIKKMQRFLDGELDPQIGSPENKISPTKRSLAEPINSPTSKISKTSTNEFQVAKCPSLFEDEFICCLSGKINEAVDVCFQGGTLGSDVQLPKAVVKTVRPQIKKNIGVSQEKEVGEPVQDLLYTCNISFQIVAAIRRALPKEKDTYHSEVLADMSPNSIAEKLAMTMEQHGSIAGLSVKACNGHLNFYSVTNQTVQNKTNTVVSAHATDMSSSSKESSVNKKNVRLPQKRRKLEIKMRRSHFDPEEFALYQRYQTKVHNEKTVLESSYKRFLVDTPIVFVPPRSSDNSVPPCGFGSFHQQYRIDGKLVAVGVVDILPKCLSSKYLFWDPDFAFLSLGKYTALKEIDWVKTTQECCPNLQYYYLGYYIHSCNKMRYKAAYRPSELLCPVRYKWVCYDIAKRLLDRSLYSSLSDFAQIQDEMLQSQISGPDNELSKNDHCESPINEDDDLSYDDSGMMVDEEMVQSESNTDIMEDCSSTSEIENIMLDLNGSRVKYKDLQGVIGQIERKHLDQLERQLSRYAKVVGKELSDRMVYSL, translated from the exons GTCTATGGGCTAACAGCCTGAAAGCTGATGACTATCAAG CTCTGCTAGACCGTGGGTGGAGGAGATCTGGTTGTTTTCTTTACAAACCTGAGATGGAACGGACATGCTGTCCCCAATATACAATACGCTTGAAGGCAAGTGATTTCATTTGTTCAAAGGAGCAAGGTCGTGTAATCAAAAAGATGCAAAG GTTCCTTGATGGAGAGCTGGATCCACAGATTGGAAGTCCAGAGAACAAAATTAGCCCTACAAAACGTTCACTTGCTGAACCTATTAATTCGCCAACCTCAAAAATATCCAAGACATCAACAAATGAATTTCAAGTAGCCAAATGTCCAAGTTTATTTGAGGATGAGTTCATTTGTTGCCTGTCAGGCAAAATTAATGAGGCAGTGGATGTGTGCTTCCAAGGTGGTACATTAGGTTCTGATGTTCAACTCCCTAAAGCTGTTGTAAAGACTGTTAGaccacaaataaaaaagaatataggAGTATCACAAGAAAAGGAAGTAGGAGAACCAGTACAAGATTTATTGTACACATGTAACATAAGCTTCCAAATAGTGGCAGCAATCAGGCGCGCATTGCCTAAGGAGAAGGACACTTATCATAGTGAAGTATTAGCAGATATGTCTCCAAACTCTATTGCAGAAAAGCTGGCCATGACAATGGAGCAGCATGGATCTATAGCTGGTTTATCAGTAAAAGCCTGCAATGGCCATCTGAACTTCTATTCAGTCACCAATCAGACAGTGCAGAACAAAACCAATACCGTTGTGTCTGCGCATGCTACAGATATGTCTAGTAGCTCAAAAGAAAGCTCTGTGAACAAGAAAAATGTAAGACTTCcccaaaaaagaagaaagctTGAAATTAAAATGAGAAGGTCACATTTTGATCCTGAGGAATTTGCTTTGTATCAAAGATATCAGACAAAAGTGCATAATGAGAAGACAGTTTTAGAAAGTTCATACAAGAGATTTCTAGTGGATACACCAATCGTTTTTGTTCCCCCACGGAGTAGTGATAATTCAGTTCCACCATGTGGGTTTGGTTCATTTCACCAGCAGTATAGAATAGATGGAAAACTAGTGGCAGTTGGTGTGGTTGATATCCTTCCTAAGTGCTTGTCAAGCAAGTATTTGTTCTGGGATCCTGACTTTGCTTTCCTATCTCTTGGAAAGTATACAGCTCTGAAGGAGATAGATTGGGTCAAGACAACACAGGAATGCTGCCCCAACCTTCAATATTACTATCTTGGTTATTATATACATTCCTGCAATAAGATGAGATACAAAGCTGCGTATCGACCATCAGAACTTCTCTGTCCAGTTCGTTACAA GTGGGTGTGCTATGACATTGCGAAACGATTACTAGATAGGAGCCTGTATTCTTCCCTATCTGATTTTGCCCAAATACAAGATGAGATGCTTCAGTCACAGATTTCTGGTCCTGACAATGAATTATCAAAAAATGACCACTGTGAGTCTCCCATTAATGAGGATGATGATTTGTCCTATGATGATTCGGGCATGATGGTTGATGAAGAGATGGTTCAATCAGAATCCAACACTGATATAATGGAGGATTGTTCCAGCACAAGTGAGATTGAAAATATCATGTTGGATCTGAATGGTTCTCGAGTTAAATATAAG GATCTTCAGGGAGTCATTGGGCAAATCGAAAGGAAACACCTCGATCAGCTAGAAAGGCAATTGAGCAGATATGCGAAGGTTGTAGGAAAGGAGCTATCTGATCGCATGGTTTATTCTCTGTAG